In Musa acuminata AAA Group cultivar baxijiao chromosome BXJ3-11, Cavendish_Baxijiao_AAA, whole genome shotgun sequence, one DNA window encodes the following:
- the LOC103971299 gene encoding cyclic nucleotide-gated ion channel 18-like — translation MRAIGSTTSWVLPFRRRPAVTPPPASVLLHLRRRPWQPRRILDPGGDAVLRWNRIFLVSCLVGLFVDPLYFYLLYIGGPACVRIDVNLGIIVTFFRTVADLFYLGHMLLKFRIAFVAPSSRVFGRGELVTDPHQIAMRYLKGDFVIDLIAMLPIPQIIIWFVIPAVSSSSANHTNNTLSLIVFIQYIPRLFLIFPLNARIVKATGVVTKTAWAGAAYNLLLYMLASHVLGALWYLLSIERQYTCWITECIKENATMTMPMCNPRFLDCSNLELPERKAWRNSTLLLSNCDATSDSAKFNFGMFADALTSEIVAATFIEKYLYCLWWGLKNLSSYGQNLATTTYVGETTFAILICIVGLVLFSHLIGNMQTYLQSITVRLEEWRVKQRDTEEWMRHRQLPPDLQERVRRFVQYKWLATRGVDEESILQSLPLDLRREIQRHLCLGLVRRVPFFSQMDDQLLDAICERLVSSLSTKDTYIVREGDPVNEMLFIIRGQLESSTTNGGRSGFFNSITLRPGDFCGEELLTWALMPNPSMNFPSSTRTVRALSEVEAFALRAEDLKFVANQFKRLHSKKLQHAFRFYSYQWRTWGACFIQVAWRRYKKRKLARELAEQEYPDYDPVLEDDESQDMEHDGAPLLADYADGGEVSSGETETGSNFQHLGATILASKFAKNTKRGANQKINQLSKAATSIKLPKLLKPDEPDFSMNNLDDK, via the exons ATGAGGGCCATCGGATCCACCACCTCCTGGGTTCTCCCCTTCCGCCGCCGCCCGGCGGTCACCCCGCCACCGGCCTCCGTCCTCCTCCACCTTCGCCGCCGCCCTTGGCAGCCCCGCCGCATCCTCGACCCCGGCGGCGACGCTGTTCTTCGCTGGAACCGCATCTTTCTCGTCTCCTGCCTCGTCGGCCTCTTCGTCGATCCCCTCTACTTCTACCTCCTCTACATCGGCGGCCCCGCCTGCGTCCGCATCGACGTCAATCTCGGCATCATTGTCACCTTCTTCCGCACCGTCGCTGACCTCTTCTATCTGGGTCACATGCTCCTCAAGTTCCGCATCGCATTCGTGGCGCCCAGCTCAAGGGTCTTCGGCAGAGGCGAGCTCGTCACGGATCCCCACCAGATTGCCATGCGCTACCTCAAAGGCGACTTTGTCATCGATCTCATCGCTATGCTCCCCATCCCCCAG ATAATCATCTGGTTTGTGATTCCAGCAGTGAGCAGCTCTTCAGCGAATCACACCAACAATACACTTTCCTTAATTGTTTTCATCCAATATATTCCAAGATTATTTCTCATTTTTCCTTTGAATGCACGGATTGTTAAGGCCACAGGAGTAGTTACAAAAACTGCATGGGCAGGAGCAGCATACAATCTCCTTCTGTATATGCTGGCAAGCCAT GTTCTTGGAGCTTTATGGTATCTTTTGTCCATTGAGCGCCAGTACACCTGCTGGATCACAGAGTGCATTAAAGAAAATGCCACTATGACAATGCCAATGTGCAACCCTAGGTTTTTGGACTGTAGTAACTTAGAGCTGCCTGAACGGAAGGCGTGGCGCAATAGTACCCTTCTGCTTAGTAATTGTGATGCCACAAGTGATAGTGCCAAGTTTAATTTTGGCATGTTTGCAGATGCTTTGACTAGTGAGATTGTTGCAGCAACTTTCATTGAGAAGTATCTGTATTGCCTTTGGTGGGGATTGAAAAATCTAAG TTCATATGGACAGAATCTGGCAACAACTACTTATGTCGGGGAAACAACATTTGCGATTTTGATATGCATTGTGGGTCTTGTTCTAttttcacatttaattggaaacaTGCAG ACCTACTTGCAGTCTATTACTGTGAGACTAGAAGAATGGCGAGTGAAGCAAAGAGACACAGAGGAGTGGATGAGGCATCGTCAACTACCGCCCGACCTACAAGAACGTGTTCGGCGTTTCGTCCAGTACAAGTGGCTTGCTACTAGAGGTGTCGATGAAGAATCAATTTTGCAATCTTTACCTTTGGATCTCCGTCGCGAAATCCAACGTCATCTATGTCTTGGTCTCGTTCGTCGA GTCCCGTTCTTCTCACAAATGGATGATCAGCTTCTGGATGCTATCTGTGAACGACTGGTCTCATCCCTGAGCACCAAGGACACGTACATCGTCCGGGAGGGTGACCCAGTCAATGAAATGCTCTTCATCATTCGAGGTCAACTCGAAAGCTCTACAACTAACGGCGGCAGGAGCGGTTTCTTCAACTCCATCACTCTGAGACCTGGGGACTTCTGCGGCGAGGAGTTGTTGACATGGGCTCTGATGCCCAACCCCAGCATGAACTTTCCTTCATCGACTCGAACCGTTCGGGCCCTCAGTGAAGTCGAAGCGTTTGCGCTTCGAGCTGAAGATCTCAAGTTCGTCGCCAACCAATTCAAACGTCTCCACAGCAAGAAACTGCAGCATGCTTTCAGGTTCTATTCATACCAATGGAGGACTTGGGGAGCTTGCTTCATACAAGTTGCATGGCGGCGGTACAAGAAGAGGAAATTGGCCAGGGAGCTGGCCGAACAAGAGTACCCCGACTATGACCCAGTACTGGAGGACGATGAGAGCCAGGATATGGAGCATGATGGGGCTCCTTTGCTTGCTGACTATGCCGATGGCGGTGAAGTCTCATCAGGAGAAACCGAAACCGGGAGCAATTTCCAGCATCTCGGGGCGACGATACTCGCTTCGAAGTTTGCCAAGAACACAAAGAGAGGAGCAAATCAGAAGATCAATCAGCTCAGTAAGGCTGCCACTAGCATCAAGCTGCCGAAGTTGTTGAAGCCGGATGAACCTGATTTCTCCATGAACAATTTGGATGACAAGTGA
- the LOC135652593 gene encoding uncharacterized protein LOC135652593 gives MKESSPADSSAAGSPLEIFPCRIRRLRHRRSRSRSLSTVAASSPSLCSSAVPFSWEHRPGIAKNPKALPAARPALPRPPPLRSLPVTDCPAADPFAIALAECAKGPPPAKGDGADDRCRGAVAVRRKVAALVGWFALFDLYGSCKAAGSVAGATLRIPRPGSGRS, from the coding sequence ATGAAGGAATCGTCCCCGGCCGACTCCTCCGCCGCAGGATCTCCGCTGGAGATCTTCCCCTGCCGCAtccgccgcctccgccaccgccgctcccgctctcgctccctCTCCACCGTCGCCGCCTCCTCGCCCTCCCTCTGCTCCTCCGCTGTCCCCTTCTCGTGGGAGCACCGCCCCGGCATCGCCAAGAACCCCAAGGCGCTCCCCGCTGCCCGCCCCGCCCTCCCGCGCCCGCCACCCCTCCGCTCCCTCCCCGTCACGGACTGTCCCGCCGCCGACCCGTTCGCCATCGCCCTCGCCGAGTGCGCCAAGGGCCCCCCGCCTGCCAAGGGCGACGGCGCCGACGACAGATGCAGAGGCGCGGTCGCTGTCCGGCGGAAGGTCGCGGCGCTCGTCGGCTGGTTCGCGCTCTTCGACTTGTACGGCTCGTGCAAGGCCGCGGGGTCCGTGGCGGGCGCGACGCTCCGCATTCCCCGGCCCGGCTCAGGGAGGAGCTGA